Genomic window (Ruminococcus flavefaciens AE3010):
AGCCTCAGAAGTGCTGCTCACGGCAGCTGTTGAAGTTACTGAAACTGTGACCGTAGTTTCAGACGCAGTTGTTGTCTGAGATGAAGTCACAGCCGCAGCTGTAGTGACAGCTGACGCAGCTTCACTGCTTTTTTCGTTATTATCAGACGAGCAGCTGCTTTGCAGGGCTTCATTCCTCTGCCCGTTATCCTCATGATGAGGAGCAGCCTGCTCGGGCTGTATTTCCGTGTCACCGTCCTTTACGGTAATGCTCCCGCCTCTCAGCTGAGAAAAGCACTCCGAGCCGAACCACGAATCATAGCTGTTGTATGTCAGCAGCATATGTCCTTCATTTGGGGAACAGGACAGCCATATATCATATTTTCCCACGGGAGTATCCTCAGAGAGCAGGACTCTCAGAAAGCCTATCTCCCCGTCCTCGGTAACGCGTGTATTCTTTTTTGACGTAAATTTTGCGGTGACTGTGTTTTCCAGCTCCCTGTAATGGGAGATATGCACCCCCGAAACATCGGCAGTCCTTGTACCCAGCTCCGATTCTTCATCAAAACGGAGCCTGCTGTCAAGCTCTATGAGCATCTCTACAGAACAGAAACCGCTGCTGTTCCCGATATAAACAGGCACCTCCACAAGCCTTCCGCCGCTGAGATCAGCCCTGTCTATCTCGATATCGCCTATGGAAAGCTCTATTCCCGACGGCGCTTCATAGTCCCCCGCCGCACAGACAGCTCCCACAGGAGCAAAAACCAGCGCAGCGGCTGCACCGCCGAAAAACACGCGTTTTATCATTTGCTTCTCCCGTTATCTATTGCATCTACATCTGCATTTATTACTACGATATTGCTTGTAATTGAAAAGTCTCCCGCAGAGCCTTTCTTATTGCCCACCACAACTGTACCGTCGGTGTTTTCCTCCTGTTTGGGAGCGACCACCACTGTCCACGGACCGTCCTCGTCGCTCTCGGGAGGAGCTGACAGTCCTGCATCGGTGCTCCTGAGACTAAGTGTTATGGCAGAGGGAGTTCTGAATGGCTCGGGGGACATCTTCCCCACCTTCAGGTCAGAAATAAGGTTGGATATGACCCTGTACCTTATGGTAAGGATAACAGCGGCAATAAACAGAACTATCCCTATACCCAGAAATATCTCGGACAGTATTTTCCAGTCAAATGAATCCATTCCGCATCGCCTGCCTTACTCAGAGCCCTCAATGCTCTGTATTATCATATCGTATGAGCCGAGAATATAGTCCTTTGCTTCGGCGGCAGTACCGCCCTGAGGATACATCTTCTCAGTCTTTTCTTTGATATTCTCTATGAATTTCCTCTGCTCGGCATAGCTTACGCCTGCCTTGGAAAACTCGTTCATATTGGTATATTCAAGATTAACAAGGGTCTTGTAGGTCTCAAGGATAATGATATCCGAGCCTGCATTTTCAGTCTCCACCAGCTCTCCCAGCTCATTCATGCTGCTCCAGAGATCGGCGGAAATATCATTTCCGAGGAGCTCGTTCTCCTTTTTCTGGCTCTGTGAATAGAAGTCACCGATAGCGCAGTATACACGGGCTATCTGATACTTCTTGGGGCTCTTCACCTTGAAGTTTTCGGTCTGAGCCTCCCTGAACCACTTAACGGCAGCGATCTTGCCTGTTATGCCTGTATTCTGGTTCTTGATATCCTCGGCATCGCTTCCGTAGAAGTAGTAATACCAGTAAAGAATTCCCAGCTCGTAAGCCACGTCCTCATACTCCGAGGAGCGCTGCAGAAGATTGACGTTCTCGTTTATGAGCCTGCGTATCTGCTCCACCTCATCTGCTTTGAACACCTGATCGTTCTTATAGAGCTCGATAAGCTCCAGATAGGCTTTCGCATAGGAACCGTCGGCTTTTATAACGTTCTCGAAAGCCTCCGACCTCTCGCCGTATTCATTGGAGCTCTCGGCAATTTCAAGTAGGGTATTGAAGTCCTCGCTGCCTTTCTTATGGGACATTATTCCCGCAAAAAGGGATATTCCCAGCGAAATGACCGCAAGACCTGCAAGTATGGCAGTAACTCTTATGTATGTGTGGTTCTCCGCCCTGTCAAGGTCTGCATAGAGCTCGTCACAGGAGCGGTAGCGCTTGTTCTTGTCATCGTGGACGCACTTGCGGATTATCCTCACAAGTCCCGCATTCGTGCCCTTGTCGAACACGAAGCGCTCCGCGGAGCTTACCAGCTTTCCGTTGACGGAGACGTTCATGGGCTTTCTGCCCGTTATCATGTGGAAGAGAGTAGCACCGATGTTGAATATATCGGTCTTTTCGTCAAGCTCCTCCTTGCGGAACTGCTCGGGAGCGGCATAGGCAGGGGTATAAGCGAAGGTACCCTCTCGCCTCTCGATAACAGAGCCGAAGTCAATGAATTTCAGCTTGCCGAATTTGTCGGGACGCTTGGAGTTCTCCATATCCTCCTCAGTCCTTACGACCATTATATTATCAGGCTTCATATCGCTGTGTATCAGTCCGCACTTATGGATAAAGGATATGACAGAGCATATATCCTTGGCATATTTCAGCACCATATTGTGTCGGAAGGGATAGTAAGCGAGAAGCTTTTCCATGGAAACGCCGTCTATATAGTCCTGAACGATATAAAGGGCGTCGGGCTTATTGTCGATTATCTCGATAATATTGGGAAAGTAGGAATTCTTCACGTCCTTTTCGCAGAATTCCTTGATGAGCAGCGACTCCTGCCTTGCATTGTAGGCGTCGGTGCCGTTGGTCTTTTTGACCTCCTTAACAGCTCGCTGAGCGTTGTTGGCTTTCAGGTCAAGAGCACGGTACACCACGGAGGTACCGCCTTTTCCCGCAATATTAACGATCTTGTACCTGTTTTCAAGCACAAAGCCTTCGTTGAGCAAACCTATCTCCTCGCTTTCAGCAGAGCTTTACCATAAGGGCAGTGATATTGTCCTTTTCTCCGCGCTTCATGACCTTGTTTTTGAGACATTCCAGATTATAGGTTATGGTCTTTTCATCCTTGTTGTTGGAGGGCGCAAGGTACTCGTGTATCTCATCGGCGGAGAGCTTCTTGCGGAAGCCGTCCGAGCAGAGCATATAGCAGGTACCCTCGCTTATATCCGCGATGCTGTAGTCGTATGATGTGTCCTCAAGACCTGCTCCGATACAGTTGGTGAGCTGGTTCTGTCTCGGGTCGTTCTCAGCCATTTCCTCGGTGATTATGCCGTTTCGTACCTCCTGCATGACCACAGAGTGATCCGAGGTCATGAGCTTTATCTCCTCATCGGATATCATATACAGCCGAGAGTCGCCCACATGGGCTGTGAGTATGCGCTCCAGCTGAGGTATGACAAGGACAGCAGTAAAGGTAGTTGCCATATCGGAGTTTTTCTTCTCCGCATAGGCGTTGATATTGTCGTTGAGCTGATGCAGGCGGTCGTCAAGGGACTGGCGTATCTTCAGTATTGAAGCGCCGCTGCTTATGAGCTCTGAAAAATCATCGGTAAACCACCGGTTTATGCGCTTGCACACATAGCCGCTGGCTTTTTCGCCTCCCGAGAGTCCGCCCACTCCGTCGCATACAGCGGCGAAGAATATCTCATCGTCCTTATATTTTGCGGTAACGATAAAAAGGGAGTCCTGATTGATCTTTCTCACCGCACCCTCGGTAGTTACGTAGGAAAAAACGTATTTCATAAAAACTCACCGTTAATTTTCTTCAAAAAATGTAAATGGTATGCCGTGATACTGAAAATTACAGCCCGAGAATATGTCCTCTCTGCTGCCCTCGGCAACCTCGCTGCCCTCAACGGAAAGTGAGCCGCAGGAGATATTCTCGATATATATGCTGTGTCTGTCACGGCCGTTCTCGCGTCCGATAACTATGCCCGATATCTCCGAGCAGGTAAAGGGGTACACGAATATGGGCACCTTCTCCTTGCTGGAGGAATTGATAAGATAAGCGATATTCTTCATCTTATTGCTGCTCTTGCTCTCGGACTTCTTCCGTGCAGCAGGTTCATTGACCACTACGGTGGCATTATCCGAGGAATTCACAGTAAACACATATGGCAGATTATAGATATAGATAACATCTCCGCTGCTGAGCTTTTCCTTTATGACGCGCTGAGCATTCTCGGCAAAATCATTGAGGAAGGTGCCGTTTGAGGAGTCCTTATCCTCGATATAGAACGTTCCGTTCTCGTATGTTATTACAGCGTGGAGCTTTGACACAGTGCCCTTATCGGTGAGGGCAAGGTCGTTGTCTGCTTTTCTTCCTATAGTGAAAGGGAAATGGTCTATGGGGAATTCCCTGTTGTTCTCGTCCTTGAGGTAAGCCGCGCAGTCCGTTCTTCTTCCGCCGCTTACTACGATCGTGTGATCCGAATCATCAGCCGCTGAGGCAGTACTGCTTCCTGCGGCAGGCTGTTCAGCCTTTTCCTCTGCCTGTATCTG
Coding sequences:
- a CDS encoding serine/threonine-protein kinase gives rise to the protein MLNEGFVLENRYKIVNIAGKGGTSVVYRALDLKANNAQRAVKEVKKTNGTDAYNARQESLLIKEFCEKDVKNSYFPNIIEIIDNKPDALYIVQDYIDGVSMEKLLAYYPFRHNMVLKYAKDICSVISFIHKCGLIHSDMKPDNIMVVRTEEDMENSKRPDKFGKLKFIDFGSVIERREGTFAYTPAYAAPEQFRKEELDEKTDIFNIGATLFHMITGRKPMNVSVNGKLVSSAERFVFDKGTNAGLVRIIRKCVHDDKNKRYRSCDELYADLDRAENHTYIRVTAILAGLAVISLGISLFAGIMSHKKGSEDFNTLLEIAESSNEYGERSEAFENVIKADGSYAKAYLELIELYKNDQVFKADEVEQIRRLINENVNLLQRSSEYEDVAYELGILYWYYYFYGSDAEDIKNQNTGITGKIAAVKWFREAQTENFKVKSPKKYQIARVYCAIGDFYSQSQKKENELLGNDISADLWSSMNELGELVETENAGSDIIILETYKTLVNLEYTNMNEFSKAGVSYAEQRKFIENIKEKTEKMYPQGGTAAEAKDYILGSYDMIIQSIEGSE
- a CDS encoding PP2C family protein-serine/threonine phosphatase; translation: MKYVFSYVTTEGAVRKINQDSLFIVTAKYKDDEIFFAAVCDGVGGLSGGEKASGYVCKRINRWFTDDFSELISSGASILKIRQSLDDRLHQLNDNINAYAEKKNSDMATTFTAVLVIPQLERILTAHVGDSRLYMISDEEIKLMTSDHSVVMQEVRNGIITEEMAENDPRQNQLTNCIGAGLEDTSYDYSIADISEGTCYMLCSDGFRKKLSADEIHEYLAPSNNKDEKTITYNLECLKNKVMKRGEKDNITALMVKLC
- a CDS encoding FHA domain-containing protein, producing the protein MARVSIKVVYQNETFLQAGLKKREQISEEQLKFVNKNTNKGLLSVNWEKTSSKNLLKYKVSNMTALSEYVKQNLTQEKYFELIRQIQKIMEFASENKLSYDHLVLTDPKNVYYDIERKKIGVAFLPVKSDDYSCANVVKFLAKLHKYANITVTDQGVMQKYVFFLNDYLKTKKSSVLTHNHLYNLLHDVLEVSMGTPSQIQAEEKAEQPAAGSSTASAADDSDHTIVVSGGRRTDCAAYLKDENNREFPIDHFPFTIGRKADNDLALTDKGTVSKLHAVITYENGTFYIEDKDSSNGTFLNDFAENAQRVIKEKLSSGDVIYIYNLPYVFTVNSSDNATVVVNEPAARKKSESKSSNKMKNIAYLINSSSKEKVPIFVYPFTCSEISGIVIGRENGRDRHSIYIENISCGSLSVEGSEVAEGSREDIFSGCNFQYHGIPFTFFEEN